A region of Salvia splendens isolate huo1 chromosome 17, SspV2, whole genome shotgun sequence DNA encodes the following proteins:
- the LOC121774185 gene encoding uncharacterized protein LOC121774185 — MVDCDDQQWEHIIRVDSHARFIRNRPWPLWDDWKEIFGKDRASGTSAKDISDAAIRARVRANVPTPTPDSDYVGSLDENWGNLGSPATAVSESAGESPEGVDRGAPVTSKKAKRAKLSTHIGGMVDLLKQIHDDSNTRLEMLSTRIGYEVDLSKARKDAYEVLSTIDGLSMLDIFDIGEVLVANPARHDFFMGMPPIARPAYALRVLAEKRAGQV, encoded by the exons ATGGTTGATTGTGATGATCAGCAGTGGGAGCATATCATACGG GTTGACAGTCACGCCCGTTTCATTAGGAACAGACCTTGGCCCTTGTGGGATGATTGGAAAGAGATCTTTGGTAAAGATCGTGCTAGCGGGACCAGCGCTAAAGACATCTCTGACGCTGCGATCAGAGCCAGAGTCCGGGCAAATGTGCCTACACCAACTCCTGATAGTGACTATGTAGGCTCGTTGGATGAAAATTGGGGAAACCTTGGATCTCCGGCTACAGCTGTATCAGAATCTGCAGGGGAAAGCCCCGAGGGGGTGGACCGTGGTGCCCCAGTAACATCCAAAAAGGCAAAGAGGGCTAAACTTTCCACCCATATTGGTGGAATGGTGGATTTACTGAAGCAGATTCATGATGACTCCAACACACGCCTAGAGATGTTGTCCACGAGGATTGGGTACGAGGTGGATCTGAGCAAGGCGAGAAAGGATGCATATGAGGTTCTGAGCACCATTGATGGTCTCTCAATGCTGGACATCTTTGACATTGGTGAAGTTCTTGTTGCTAACCCGGCTCGTCATGATTTCTTTATGGGGATGCCGCCAATTGCTCGTCCTGCATATGCACTTCGTGTGCTTGCCGAGAAACGAGCTGGGCAGGTGTAG
- the LOC121774652 gene encoding uncharacterized protein LOC121774652 isoform X2 — protein MRDYRSLRQRRLNVRPYRILERVPAQVAHLTRLVGLTDVDCINNLRMDRNTFGRLCILLRERTSLIDGRWVTVEEQVAMFLCVLAHHSKNRIVGFNFRRSLQTISHYIHSILSSILQLHGDLLVTPEPVNDGCTDPRWKCFPGCLGALDGTYINVTVSNGDKARYRTRKGQISTNVLAVCDRKLRFVYVLSGWEGSAGDSRILRDAINRPNGLKVPKGSYYLCDNGYANSEGFLTPYKGVRYHLKEWGPNAIRPQNPTELFNMRHTKARNVIERAFGVMKMRWGILRSPSYYPIQIQNRLIMTCFLLHNFIREVDFVESVDPTAEWNQKRDNLAISMWNQEHGVEA, from the exons ATGCGCGACTACAGGTCACTTCGTCAACGAAGATTAAATGTTCGGCCTTATCGAATATTAGAACGTGTTCCGGCACAAGTCGCCCACCTAACGCGGCTGGTAGGCCTTACTGACGTTGATTGTATAAACAATCTTAGAATGGATCGTAATACATTTGGTCGATTATGCATTCTACTACGCGAGCGGACTAGCCTGATTGACGGAAGGTGGGTTACCGTCGAAGAGCAGGTTGCAATGTTCCTTTGTGTTTTGGCGCATCATAGCAAAAATCGCATTGTGGGCTTCAATTTTCGTCGCTCTTTGCAAACGATATCACACTACATTCACTCAATTTTGAGTTCAATCTTGCAACTTCATGGAGATCTGCTGGTTACACCAGAACCTGTAAATGATGGTTGTACAGATCCACGGTGGAAGTGTTTTCCG GGTTGCTTGGGTGCTTTAGATGGCACATATATAAACGTGACAGTGAGCAATGGAGACAAAGCAAGATACCGAACTCGGAAGGGCCAGATATCCACGAATGTACTGGCAGTTTGCGATAGAAAGCTTCgttttgtttatgttttatcTGGCTGGGAGGGCTCAGCCGGTGATTCACGAATCCTAAGAGATGCAATCAATAGACCAAATGGGCTTAAAGTCCCAAAAG GAAGCTACTACTTGTGTGATAATGGGTATGCGAACAGCGAAGGATTTCTCACACCGTACAAAGGTGTGAGGTATCATCTCAAAGAATGGGGGCCCAATGCTATTCGTCCACAGAATCCAACTGAATTATTTAATATGAGGCACACGAAAGCACGGAATGTTATCGAACGAGCATTTGGTGTGATGAAAATGCGATGGGGAATTCTCCGTTCCCCATCCTACTATCCGATTCAAATACAAAACAGACTTATAATGACTTGTTTCTTGCTCCATAACTTCATCAGAG AAGTAGATTTCGTTGAGTCAGTAGATCCAACAGCAGAGTGGAATCAGAAAAGGGACAACCTTGCCATATCCATGTGGAACCAA GAGCATGGAGTTGAAGCATGA
- the LOC121774652 gene encoding putative nuclease HARBI1 isoform X1, producing MRDYRSLRQRRLNVRPYRILERVPAQVAHLTRLVGLTDVDCINNLRMDRNTFGRLCILLRERTSLIDGRWVTVEEQVAMFLCVLAHHSKNRIVGFNFRRSLQTISHYIHSILSSILQLHGDLLVTPEPVNDGCTDPRWKCFPGCLGALDGTYINVTVSNGDKARYRTRKGQISTNVLAVCDRKLRFVYVLSGWEGSAGDSRILRDAINRPNGLKVPKGSYYLCDNGYANSEGFLTPYKGVRYHLKEWGPNAIRPQNPTELFNMRHTKARNVIERAFGVMKMRWGILRSPSYYPIQIQNRLIMTCFLLHNFIRGQMDSDPFEMQLEPENLSGDDVLENAEVDFVESVDPTAEWNQKRDNLAISMWNQEHGVEA from the exons ATGCGCGACTACAGGTCACTTCGTCAACGAAGATTAAATGTTCGGCCTTATCGAATATTAGAACGTGTTCCGGCACAAGTCGCCCACCTAACGCGGCTGGTAGGCCTTACTGACGTTGATTGTATAAACAATCTTAGAATGGATCGTAATACATTTGGTCGATTATGCATTCTACTACGCGAGCGGACTAGCCTGATTGACGGAAGGTGGGTTACCGTCGAAGAGCAGGTTGCAATGTTCCTTTGTGTTTTGGCGCATCATAGCAAAAATCGCATTGTGGGCTTCAATTTTCGTCGCTCTTTGCAAACGATATCACACTACATTCACTCAATTTTGAGTTCAATCTTGCAACTTCATGGAGATCTGCTGGTTACACCAGAACCTGTAAATGATGGTTGTACAGATCCACGGTGGAAGTGTTTTCCG GGTTGCTTGGGTGCTTTAGATGGCACATATATAAACGTGACAGTGAGCAATGGAGACAAAGCAAGATACCGAACTCGGAAGGGCCAGATATCCACGAATGTACTGGCAGTTTGCGATAGAAAGCTTCgttttgtttatgttttatcTGGCTGGGAGGGCTCAGCCGGTGATTCACGAATCCTAAGAGATGCAATCAATAGACCAAATGGGCTTAAAGTCCCAAAAG GAAGCTACTACTTGTGTGATAATGGGTATGCGAACAGCGAAGGATTTCTCACACCGTACAAAGGTGTGAGGTATCATCTCAAAGAATGGGGGCCCAATGCTATTCGTCCACAGAATCCAACTGAATTATTTAATATGAGGCACACGAAAGCACGGAATGTTATCGAACGAGCATTTGGTGTGATGAAAATGCGATGGGGAATTCTCCGTTCCCCATCCTACTATCCGATTCAAATACAAAACAGACTTATAATGACTTGTTTCTTGCTCCATAACTTCATCAGAGGTCAGATGGACTCTGATCCATTTGAAATGCAGCTTGAGCCAGAGAACTTATCTGGGGATGATGTTCTTGAAAATGCAGAAGTAGATTTCGTTGAGTCAGTAGATCCAACAGCAGAGTGGAATCAGAAAAGGGACAACCTTGCCATATCCATGTGGAACCAA GAGCATGGAGTTGAAGCATGA